In Scatophagus argus isolate fScaArg1 chromosome 7, fScaArg1.pri, whole genome shotgun sequence, a genomic segment contains:
- the hapln3 gene encoding hyaluronan and proteoglycan link protein 3, producing the protein MISLLRPLLATCLYLLLLLLLPGGQSRSPAYNNGFYYQDISNGNGNGEIFFNGVRLHVESPQPAVSAVRGSSVTLPCHYHYEPELTVPRRTRVKWSWLPANTISAPVSPAAATTETEVMVAMGNRHRSYGSFQGRVRLRRSAPGDMSLVINELQLNDTGRYRCEVIDGLEDESVTVDLELQGVVFPYHSQKGRYNFNFFGAQQACQDQDATLATFEQLFAAWEEGLDWCNAGWLADGTVQYPITDPRDGCGGVDLAPGLRSYGQRHRVLHRYDAFCFSASVKGIVYFLKRPTKLNFTEAVQACASDGSQIAKVGQLYAAWRLMGLDRCDAGWLADGSVRYPITKARANCGPAEPGVRSFGFPPVYLKFGVYCYR; encoded by the exons ATGATCAGTCTACTGCGCCCCCTACTGGCCACCTGCctgtacctgctgctgctgctgctgctgcccggCGGCCAAAGCAGGAGCCCCGCGTACAACAACGGCTTTTACTACCAGGACATCAGCAACGGAAACGGGAACGGAGAGA TCTTCTTCAATGGGGTTCGTCTCCATGTGGAGTCCCCTCAGCCTGCAGTGTCGGCCGTCAGGGGGAGCAGCGTCACCCTCCCCTGTCACTACCATTACGAGCCTGAGCTGACCGTGCCACGCAGGACCCGGGTCAAATGGTCCTGGTTGCCTGCCAACACCATCAGTGCACCTGTTTCCCCAGCAGCCGCAACCACGGAAACTGAGGTTATGGTAGCCATGGGCAACCGCCACCGCAGCTACGGCAGTTTTCAGGGCCGCGTGCGCCTGCGACGCTCAGCGCCAGGCGACATGTCTCTAGTAATCAATGAGCTGCAGCTCAACGACACGGGCAGATACCGCTGTGAGGTGATTGATGGTCTGGAGGACGAGAGTGTGACGGTGGATCTGGAGCTGCAAG GTGTGGTGTTCCCCTACCACTCCCAGAAAGGACGCTACAATTTTAACTTCTTTGGGGCCCAGCAAGCATGCCAGGATCAGGACGCCACTCTGGCCACGTTTGAGCAGCTCTTCGCAGCGTGGGAGGAAGGACTAGACTGGTGTAATGCTGGCTGGTTGGCTGACGGCACAGTGCAGTATCCGATCACAGACCCACGTGACGGCTGTGGGGGCGTGGACTTAGCTCCTGGTTTGCGCAGCTATGGACAACGGCATCGTGTCCTCCATCGCTATGATGCTTTctgcttctctgcctctgtcaaGG gGATCGTGTACTTCTTAAAGCGCCCGACCAAGCTCAACTTCACAGAAGCAGTCCAGGCTTGTGCCAGCGATGGAAGTCAAATTGCAAAAGTGGGCCAACTCTACGCTGCCTGGAGGTTAATGGGATTGGACCGCTGTGATGCCGGCTGGTTGGCCGACGGGAGTGTCCGCTATCCTATCACAAAGGCTCGAGCCAACTGCGGCCCAGCAGAACCAGGGGTGCGTAGTTTTGGGTTCCCACCTGTGTACCTGAAATTTGGCGTCTACTGCTATCGGTAG
- the LOC124062509 gene encoding aggrecan core protein-like isoform X2, with protein MTPLLLLCLSLPLISATTLFEDHEDLDGTLRVSIPLEMPLRPLLGGKVVVPCYFQDNTVNDPGAPTIAPLSHRIKWTYVTKENVTTILVASEGKVNVETEYLDRVTMINYPLVSTDASIEITELRSKDSGTYRCEVMHGIEDNYDSVNIQVLGIVFHYRAITTRYTLTFEKAKAACIQNSAAIATPAQLQAAYDDGYHQCDAGWLSDQTVRYPIQEPRERCYGDKENFPGVRTYGVRDVNETYDVYCFAEKMSGRVFYSTSVEKFTFYEAGDQCAKLGARLATTGELYLAWKAGMDVCNAGWLADRSVRYPINIARPQCGGGLLGVRTVYLFPNQTGYPYPDSRYDAICFQAGEDEGAVPMRTTPFPDIIRITTAPGVYPGLTPSPGGEEIIGGEIDTLFPLPVPPSVTDTYTKVAHVVPGFDLTYIDAPMAPTGLVFHYRAITGRYTLTFLEAQQACQDIGAIIASPRQLQAAFEKGFHQCDAGWLGDQTVRYPIVSPRANCAGNLPHLPGVRSYGLRPAAERYDVFCYVERLRGEVFFTSDYDSFSYEEAVQHCQKLNTTLATTGQLYAAWSQGLDKCRPGWLMDRSVRYPITTPRAHCGGGQVGVHIIYAYPNQTGFPDEHSRYDAYCFKAETETSIDQTIVTEDVIKKTTVTVDQLAPTDETETSIDLTIVTEDVINKTTAAVDHFAPTVETTVPYNETEIIVNITEIEEFINKTTITTHHVSPPVRPALPPVPIDVSGSGSADHSASGEISGEFSASGTSGDASGSGQDVIFSGVTDVFSGDQSASGGQMEAEGGSAVIFTSGDLGSASGSGDGLDSQHSGFVVSGSGFTSGSGDMSGSSGDFTIIIVDGKMVEVSKHQKTTERELGRGGIDTSGAFLESSASGSGSMSGWGGISGSGVMSGSGVMSGSGVMSGSGSGEFSGISFVDHSAVDLTVQPSGEQEVSGYRPSSGVSASGSASGDFFHHSGDVIYLTDDDMMEVTVPPVIAHPEQGRGVVVVSGDGSGSGIHHEFSGNLDLHFSGSGVPHEQPPASQITYTEHTDQSELEEKEGSAGPLTTVVTPDTAYTSPTTAPSVSLETPAVVEQPEVMEDPCDPNPCRSGFCSVQGELAVCLCPDGFTGEDCSTPVQGCPEGWLEFMGSCYLHFAERDTWSEAEQRCQELNSHLVSIGSQEEQQFVNSNGQDYQWIGLNDRDVQNEFRWTDSSPLTFENWRPNQPDNYFNSGEDCVVMIWHEGGQWNDVPCNYHLPFTCKTGPVMCGAPPEVEHARPIGRGRERYPVNSIVRYQCDAGYTQRHLPVIRCMPGGLWEEPQVECTEAGANSNRLHKRSLRRRSKGVSSQQEQRKLL; from the exons ATGACCCCCCtgcttctgctgtgtttgtccttGCCCCTCATCTCGGCAACAACATTGTTTGAAGACCATGAAG ACTTAGATGGCACATTGCGCGTCAGCATCCCATTGGAGATGCCACTCCGTCCTCTGCTGGGCGGCAAGGTAGTGGTACCCTGTTACTTCCAAGACAACACCGTCAATGACCCCGGAGCCCCAACCATCGCCCCACTCTCCCACCGCATCAAATGGACCTACGTCACCAAGGAGAATGTCACCACGATCCTGGTGGCATCAGAGGGAAAAGTTAATGTGGAGACAGAGTATTTGGACAGAGTGACAATGATCAACTACCCACTGGTGTCCACTGATGCCTCTATAGAGATAACAGAACTGAGGTCTAAGGACTCTGGCACCTACCGCTGCGAGGTGATGCACGGGATTGAGGATAACTATGACTCTGTGAACATCCAGGTTCTGG GTATTGTGTTCCACTACCGAGCCATCACCACCCGCTACACCCTGACATTTGAGAAGGCTAAGGCAGCCTGTATCCAGAACAGTGCCGCCATCGCCACTCCGGCACAGCTCCAGGCTGCTTATGATGATGGATACCATCAGTGTGATGCCGGGTGGCTCTCTGATCAGACTGTTAG GTACCCCATCCAGGAGCCGCGAGAGCGTTGCTATGGAGACAAGGAGAACTTCCCTGGTGTGAGAACCTATGGCGTGAGAGATGTCAACGAAACCTATGATGTGTACTGTTTTGCAGAGAAGATGTCAG gCAGAGTCTTCTACTCCACGTCTGTAGAGAAGTTTACCTTCTACGAAGCAGGGGATCAGTGTGCCAAACTCGGTGCTCGACTGGCCACCACCGGTGAGCTTTACCTGGCCTGGAAGGCTGGCATGGATGTGTGTAATGCTGGCTGGTTGGCAGACAGGAGTGTGCGTTACCCTATCAACATCGCCAGGCCTCAGTGTGGAGGGGGGCTCCTGGGAGTGAGAACTGTCTACCTGTTCCCCAACCAGACAGGATACCCCTATCCAGACTCTCGCTATGATGCCATCTGCTTCCAAG CTGGTGAGGATGAAGGCGCAGTGCCCATGAGGACCACCCCTTTCCCAGACATCATCCGCATAACAACTGCCCCTGGGGTGTATCCAGGCTTGACCCCCTCACCTGGAGGTGAAGAGATTATAGGCGGAGAAATCGACACCCTCTTCCCACTCCCCGTCCCACCCAGTGTGACGGACACATACACTAAAGTTGCTCATGTGGTGCCTGGATTCGATCTGACGTACATAGATGCTCCAATGGCTCCCACAG GTCTGGTGTTCCACTACCGAGCCATCACCGGTCGCTACACTCTGACCTTTCTGGAGGCTCAGCAGGCCTGCCAAGATATTGGGGCTATAATTGCCAGCCCCAGGCAGCTGCAGGCAGCCTTTGAGAAAGGTTTTCACCAATGTGATGCTGGCTGGCTCGGCGACCAGACTGTCAG GTATCCCATCGTGTCACCCAGAGCAAACTGTGCTGGTAATCTGCCACACCTCCCAGGAGTCAGATCCTATGGGCTGAGGCCAGCTGCCGAACGCTATGACGTATTCTGTTACGTGGAACGTCTGCGAG GTGAAGTCTTCTTTACGAGCGACTATGACAGCTTCTCCTACGAGGAGGCTGTGCAGCACTGTCAGAAACTGAACACCACCCTGGCCACCACCGGCCAGCTGTATGCTGCCTGGAGCCAAGGGCTTGACAAGTGTCGTCCAGGCTGGTTGATGGACCGCAGTGTCCGCTACCCCATCACAACCCCCAGGGCACACTGTGGAGGCGGTCAGGTTGGGGTACACATCATCTATGCCTACCCCAACCAGACAGGATTTCCTGATGAGCACTCACGCTACGATGCCTACTGTTTTAAAG ctgaaactgaaaccagTATTGATCAGACGATAGTGACGGAGGATGTCATCAAGAAGACAACAGTCACAGTTGATCAGCTTGCTCCCACGG ATGAAACTGAAACCAGTATTGATCTGACAATAGTGACGGAGGATGTTATCAATAAGACAACGGCTGCAGTTGATCATTTTGCCCCAACAG TTGAAACTACCGTACCatacaatgaaactgaaatcaTTGTAAATATTACTGAAATAGAGGAGTTTATCAACAAGACGACCATCACAACTCACCATGTTTCTCCTCCCG TGAGACCCGCTTTACCTCCAGTCCCTATTGATGTGTCCGGCTCTGGTTCAGCTGATCATTCAGCTAGCGGAGAGATCTCAGGGGAGTTCAGCGCCTCTGGGACCAGTGGTGACGCCTCTGGTTCAGGACAGGATGTCATCTTCAGTGGAGTCACTGATGTCTTCTCTGGAGACCAGTCTGCCTCTGGAGGTCAGATGGAGGCAGAAGGTGGAAGTGCTGTTATCTTCACATCTGGAGACCTTGGTAGTGCATCTGGATCTGGGGACGGGCTTGACAGTCAACACTCTGGCTTCGTTGTGTCAGGATCAGGCTTTACCAGTGGAAGCGGGGACATGAGCGGCAGCAGTGGAGACTTCACGATCATCATTGTAGATGGGAAGATGGTGGAAGtgtcaaaacatcaaaaaaccACTGAGCGCGAGTTAGGTCGGGGAGGCATTGATACCAGCGGGGCTTTCTTAGAATCAAGTGCATCTGGATCAGGAAGTATGTCTGGATGGGGAGGTATATCTGGATCAGGAGTTATGTCCGGATCAGGAGTTATGTCCGGATCAGGAGTTATGTCTGGGTCAGGCTCTGGTGAATTTTCTGGCATCTCATTTGTTGACCACAGTGCTGTTGACCTAACAGTCCAGCCATCTGGAGAGCAGGAGGTGTCTGGATATCGCCCCTCATCTGGTGTCTCAGCCAGTGGCTCTGCCTCTGGGGACTTTTTCCATCACAGTGGTGATGTCATCTACCTAACAGACGATGACATGATGGAGGTGACCGTCCCACCAGTGATAGCCCACCCTGAACAGGGCCGGGGGGTCGTGGTGGTAAGCGGCGACGGCAGTGGATCGGGGATCCATCATGAATTCAGTGGCAATTTGGACTTGCATTTCTCAGGAAGTGGAGTCCCTCATGAACAACCACCTGCCTCTCAGATTACTTACACTGAGCACACTGACCAATCAGAACTTGAGGAGAAGGAAGGTTCTGCAGGACCTTTAACAACTGTAGTGACTCCAGACACAGCATACACCAGCCCAACCACAGCGCCCTCTGTGTCATTAGAAACTCCTGCTGTTGTGGAGCAGCCTGAAGTAATGGAAG ACCCCTGTGATCCAAACCCCTGCAGGTCAGGCTTCTGCTCTGTGCAGGGAGAGctcgctgtgtgtctgtgtcctgaTGGCTTCACCGGTGAAGACTGCTCGACAC CGGTGCAGGGCTGTCCTGAGGGCTGGTTGGAGTTCATGGGCAGCTGTTACCTACACTTTGCTGAGAGAGACACCTGGTCTGAGGCTGAGCAACGCTGTCAGGAGCTCAATTCCCACCTGGTCAGCATCGGTTCCCAGGAagagcagcagtttgtcaact CCAATGGTCAAGACTACCAGTGGATTGGACTTAATGACAGAGATGTGCAGAACGAGTTCCGCTGGACAGACAGCAGTCCCCTG ACCTTTGAGAACTGGAGGCCCAACCAGCCAGATAACTACTTCAACTCCGGGGAGGACTGTGTGGTGATGATCTGGCACGAAGGTGGACAGTGGAATGATGTGCCCTGTAACTACCACCTTCCCTTCACCTGCAAGACTGGACCTG TCATGTGCGGAGCTCCCCCTGAGGTGGAACATGCCCGGCCGATtggcagaggcagagagcgCTACCCTGTCAACTCTATAGTCCGATACCAGTGCGATGCAGGCTACACACAGCGCCACCTGCCTGTGATACGCTGCATGCCAGGCGGGCTGTGGGAGGAGCCACAAGTGGAATGTACAGAAG CCGGCGCCAACAGTAACCGGCTACACAAAAGATCCCTCAGGAGGAGAAGTAAAGGGGTCAGCAGCCAACAGGAACAGAGGAAGCTGCTCTGA
- the LOC124062509 gene encoding aggrecan core protein-like isoform X1 — MTPLLLLCLSLPLISATTLFEDHEDLDGTLRVSIPLEMPLRPLLGGKVVVPCYFQDNTVNDPGAPTIAPLSHRIKWTYVTKENVTTILVASEGKVNVETEYLDRVTMINYPLVSTDASIEITELRSKDSGTYRCEVMHGIEDNYDSVNIQVLGIVFHYRAITTRYTLTFEKAKAACIQNSAAIATPAQLQAAYDDGYHQCDAGWLSDQTVRYPIQEPRERCYGDKENFPGVRTYGVRDVNETYDVYCFAEKMSGRVFYSTSVEKFTFYEAGDQCAKLGARLATTGELYLAWKAGMDVCNAGWLADRSVRYPINIARPQCGGGLLGVRTVYLFPNQTGYPYPDSRYDAICFQAGEDEGAVPMRTTPFPDIIRITTAPGVYPGLTPSPGGEEIIGGEIDTLFPLPVPPSVTDTYTKVAHVVPGFDLTYIDAPMAPTGLVFHYRAITGRYTLTFLEAQQACQDIGAIIASPRQLQAAFEKGFHQCDAGWLGDQTVRYPIVSPRANCAGNLPHLPGVRSYGLRPAAERYDVFCYVERLRGEVFFTSDYDSFSYEEAVQHCQKLNTTLATTGQLYAAWSQGLDKCRPGWLMDRSVRYPITTPRAHCGGGQVGVHIIYAYPNQTGFPDEHSRYDAYCFKAETETSIDQTIVTEDVIKKTTVTVDQLAPTAETETSIDLTIVTEDVIKKTTVTVDELAPTHETETSIDLTIVTEDVINKTTAAVDHFAPTVETTVPYNETEIIVNITEIEEFINKTTITTHHVSPPVRPALPPVPIDVSGSGSADHSASGEISGEFSASGTSGDASGSGQDVIFSGVTDVFSGDQSASGGQMEAEGGSAVIFTSGDLGSASGSGDGLDSQHSGFVVSGSGFTSGSGDMSGSSGDFTIIIVDGKMVEVSKHQKTTERELGRGGIDTSGAFLESSASGSGSMSGWGGISGSGVMSGSGVMSGSGVMSGSGSGEFSGISFVDHSAVDLTVQPSGEQEVSGYRPSSGVSASGSASGDFFHHSGDVIYLTDDDMMEVTVPPVIAHPEQGRGVVVVSGDGSGSGIHHEFSGNLDLHFSGSGVPHEQPPASQITYTEHTDQSELEEKEGSAGPLTTVVTPDTAYTSPTTAPSVSLETPAVVEQPEVMEDPCDPNPCRSGFCSVQGELAVCLCPDGFTGEDCSTPVQGCPEGWLEFMGSCYLHFAERDTWSEAEQRCQELNSHLVSIGSQEEQQFVNSNGQDYQWIGLNDRDVQNEFRWTDSSPLTFENWRPNQPDNYFNSGEDCVVMIWHEGGQWNDVPCNYHLPFTCKTGPVMCGAPPEVEHARPIGRGRERYPVNSIVRYQCDAGYTQRHLPVIRCMPGGLWEEPQVECTEAGANSNRLHKRSLRRRSKGVSSQQEQRKLL, encoded by the exons ATGACCCCCCtgcttctgctgtgtttgtccttGCCCCTCATCTCGGCAACAACATTGTTTGAAGACCATGAAG ACTTAGATGGCACATTGCGCGTCAGCATCCCATTGGAGATGCCACTCCGTCCTCTGCTGGGCGGCAAGGTAGTGGTACCCTGTTACTTCCAAGACAACACCGTCAATGACCCCGGAGCCCCAACCATCGCCCCACTCTCCCACCGCATCAAATGGACCTACGTCACCAAGGAGAATGTCACCACGATCCTGGTGGCATCAGAGGGAAAAGTTAATGTGGAGACAGAGTATTTGGACAGAGTGACAATGATCAACTACCCACTGGTGTCCACTGATGCCTCTATAGAGATAACAGAACTGAGGTCTAAGGACTCTGGCACCTACCGCTGCGAGGTGATGCACGGGATTGAGGATAACTATGACTCTGTGAACATCCAGGTTCTGG GTATTGTGTTCCACTACCGAGCCATCACCACCCGCTACACCCTGACATTTGAGAAGGCTAAGGCAGCCTGTATCCAGAACAGTGCCGCCATCGCCACTCCGGCACAGCTCCAGGCTGCTTATGATGATGGATACCATCAGTGTGATGCCGGGTGGCTCTCTGATCAGACTGTTAG GTACCCCATCCAGGAGCCGCGAGAGCGTTGCTATGGAGACAAGGAGAACTTCCCTGGTGTGAGAACCTATGGCGTGAGAGATGTCAACGAAACCTATGATGTGTACTGTTTTGCAGAGAAGATGTCAG gCAGAGTCTTCTACTCCACGTCTGTAGAGAAGTTTACCTTCTACGAAGCAGGGGATCAGTGTGCCAAACTCGGTGCTCGACTGGCCACCACCGGTGAGCTTTACCTGGCCTGGAAGGCTGGCATGGATGTGTGTAATGCTGGCTGGTTGGCAGACAGGAGTGTGCGTTACCCTATCAACATCGCCAGGCCTCAGTGTGGAGGGGGGCTCCTGGGAGTGAGAACTGTCTACCTGTTCCCCAACCAGACAGGATACCCCTATCCAGACTCTCGCTATGATGCCATCTGCTTCCAAG CTGGTGAGGATGAAGGCGCAGTGCCCATGAGGACCACCCCTTTCCCAGACATCATCCGCATAACAACTGCCCCTGGGGTGTATCCAGGCTTGACCCCCTCACCTGGAGGTGAAGAGATTATAGGCGGAGAAATCGACACCCTCTTCCCACTCCCCGTCCCACCCAGTGTGACGGACACATACACTAAAGTTGCTCATGTGGTGCCTGGATTCGATCTGACGTACATAGATGCTCCAATGGCTCCCACAG GTCTGGTGTTCCACTACCGAGCCATCACCGGTCGCTACACTCTGACCTTTCTGGAGGCTCAGCAGGCCTGCCAAGATATTGGGGCTATAATTGCCAGCCCCAGGCAGCTGCAGGCAGCCTTTGAGAAAGGTTTTCACCAATGTGATGCTGGCTGGCTCGGCGACCAGACTGTCAG GTATCCCATCGTGTCACCCAGAGCAAACTGTGCTGGTAATCTGCCACACCTCCCAGGAGTCAGATCCTATGGGCTGAGGCCAGCTGCCGAACGCTATGACGTATTCTGTTACGTGGAACGTCTGCGAG GTGAAGTCTTCTTTACGAGCGACTATGACAGCTTCTCCTACGAGGAGGCTGTGCAGCACTGTCAGAAACTGAACACCACCCTGGCCACCACCGGCCAGCTGTATGCTGCCTGGAGCCAAGGGCTTGACAAGTGTCGTCCAGGCTGGTTGATGGACCGCAGTGTCCGCTACCCCATCACAACCCCCAGGGCACACTGTGGAGGCGGTCAGGTTGGGGTACACATCATCTATGCCTACCCCAACCAGACAGGATTTCCTGATGAGCACTCACGCTACGATGCCTACTGTTTTAAAG ctgaaactgaaaccagTATTGATCAGACGATAGTGACGGAGGATGTCATCAAGAAGACAACAGTCACAGTTGATCAGCTTGCTCCCACGG ctgaaactgaaaccagTATTGATCTGACAATAGTGACGGAGGATGTCATCAAGAAGACAACAGTCACAGTTGATGAGCTTGCTCCCACAC ATGAAACTGAAACCAGTATTGATCTGACAATAGTGACGGAGGATGTTATCAATAAGACAACGGCTGCAGTTGATCATTTTGCCCCAACAG TTGAAACTACCGTACCatacaatgaaactgaaatcaTTGTAAATATTACTGAAATAGAGGAGTTTATCAACAAGACGACCATCACAACTCACCATGTTTCTCCTCCCG TGAGACCCGCTTTACCTCCAGTCCCTATTGATGTGTCCGGCTCTGGTTCAGCTGATCATTCAGCTAGCGGAGAGATCTCAGGGGAGTTCAGCGCCTCTGGGACCAGTGGTGACGCCTCTGGTTCAGGACAGGATGTCATCTTCAGTGGAGTCACTGATGTCTTCTCTGGAGACCAGTCTGCCTCTGGAGGTCAGATGGAGGCAGAAGGTGGAAGTGCTGTTATCTTCACATCTGGAGACCTTGGTAGTGCATCTGGATCTGGGGACGGGCTTGACAGTCAACACTCTGGCTTCGTTGTGTCAGGATCAGGCTTTACCAGTGGAAGCGGGGACATGAGCGGCAGCAGTGGAGACTTCACGATCATCATTGTAGATGGGAAGATGGTGGAAGtgtcaaaacatcaaaaaaccACTGAGCGCGAGTTAGGTCGGGGAGGCATTGATACCAGCGGGGCTTTCTTAGAATCAAGTGCATCTGGATCAGGAAGTATGTCTGGATGGGGAGGTATATCTGGATCAGGAGTTATGTCCGGATCAGGAGTTATGTCCGGATCAGGAGTTATGTCTGGGTCAGGCTCTGGTGAATTTTCTGGCATCTCATTTGTTGACCACAGTGCTGTTGACCTAACAGTCCAGCCATCTGGAGAGCAGGAGGTGTCTGGATATCGCCCCTCATCTGGTGTCTCAGCCAGTGGCTCTGCCTCTGGGGACTTTTTCCATCACAGTGGTGATGTCATCTACCTAACAGACGATGACATGATGGAGGTGACCGTCCCACCAGTGATAGCCCACCCTGAACAGGGCCGGGGGGTCGTGGTGGTAAGCGGCGACGGCAGTGGATCGGGGATCCATCATGAATTCAGTGGCAATTTGGACTTGCATTTCTCAGGAAGTGGAGTCCCTCATGAACAACCACCTGCCTCTCAGATTACTTACACTGAGCACACTGACCAATCAGAACTTGAGGAGAAGGAAGGTTCTGCAGGACCTTTAACAACTGTAGTGACTCCAGACACAGCATACACCAGCCCAACCACAGCGCCCTCTGTGTCATTAGAAACTCCTGCTGTTGTGGAGCAGCCTGAAGTAATGGAAG ACCCCTGTGATCCAAACCCCTGCAGGTCAGGCTTCTGCTCTGTGCAGGGAGAGctcgctgtgtgtctgtgtcctgaTGGCTTCACCGGTGAAGACTGCTCGACAC CGGTGCAGGGCTGTCCTGAGGGCTGGTTGGAGTTCATGGGCAGCTGTTACCTACACTTTGCTGAGAGAGACACCTGGTCTGAGGCTGAGCAACGCTGTCAGGAGCTCAATTCCCACCTGGTCAGCATCGGTTCCCAGGAagagcagcagtttgtcaact CCAATGGTCAAGACTACCAGTGGATTGGACTTAATGACAGAGATGTGCAGAACGAGTTCCGCTGGACAGACAGCAGTCCCCTG ACCTTTGAGAACTGGAGGCCCAACCAGCCAGATAACTACTTCAACTCCGGGGAGGACTGTGTGGTGATGATCTGGCACGAAGGTGGACAGTGGAATGATGTGCCCTGTAACTACCACCTTCCCTTCACCTGCAAGACTGGACCTG TCATGTGCGGAGCTCCCCCTGAGGTGGAACATGCCCGGCCGATtggcagaggcagagagcgCTACCCTGTCAACTCTATAGTCCGATACCAGTGCGATGCAGGCTACACACAGCGCCACCTGCCTGTGATACGCTGCATGCCAGGCGGGCTGTGGGAGGAGCCACAAGTGGAATGTACAGAAG CCGGCGCCAACAGTAACCGGCTACACAAAAGATCCCTCAGGAGGAGAAGTAAAGGGGTCAGCAGCCAACAGGAACAGAGGAAGCTGCTCTGA